In the genome of bacterium, one region contains:
- a CDS encoding IS3 family transposase (programmed frameshift), with translation MKKSRFSEEQMVKILREADKGPVARVAKKHGVSEQTIYAWRKRFGALEAVDVKRLRQLEQENAKLKKLVAERDLEIDVMKEVGAKKMVGAPARRKQVAYVRRRGISLRRSCALLGVARSTIGYESALAQRDAPVIAAMRELSAQYPRFGYRRIQVFLARQGLTMSADRAYRIWKKAGLQVPRRRPRRRVATGRPPTLPAAGANQVWAYDFVFDACANGQQLKCLTVIDEYTRECLAIDVAGSIRSPRVIEVLSKLVSVRGAPTYLRSDNGPEFVSRAVLQWLLDAGIETAPIDPGKPWQNGANESFNGKFRDECLGMQWFKNRIDAKIAIEDWRKMYNGVRPHSSLGNLTPTEYARKTPIKSPEVAVF, from the exons ATGAAGAAAAGTCGATTCAGCGAAGAACAGATGGTCAAGATCCTGCGCGAGGCGGACAAGGGTCCGGTGGCGCGGGTGGCCAAGAAGCACGGCGTCAGCGAGCAGACGATCTACGCCTGGCGCAAGCGCTTTGGGGCGCTGGAGGCGGTGGACGTGAAGCGCCTTCGCCAGCTCGAGCAAGAGAACGCGAAGCTCAAGAAACTCGTGGCGGAGCGCGACCTCGAGATTGATGTGATGAAAGAGGTCG GCGCGAAAAAAATGGTAGGCGCGCCGGCTCGACGGAAGCAGGTCGCGTACGTGCGAAGGCGCGGGATCTCGCTCCGTCGTTCGTGCGCGCTACTCGGAGTCGCGAGGTCGACGATCGGATACGAGTCGGCGCTGGCCCAGCGTGATGCACCTGTGATCGCAGCGATGCGAGAGCTTTCCGCGCAGTATCCTCGGTTCGGCTACCGCCGGATCCAGGTCTTTCTTGCGCGCCAAGGTCTCACCATGAGCGCTGACCGCGCCTATCGCATCTGGAAGAAGGCCGGGCTGCAGGTCCCCCGTCGGAGGCCGAGGCGTCGGGTGGCGACGGGCCGGCCTCCGACGCTTCCTGCGGCCGGTGCAAATCAGGTCTGGGCCTACGACTTCGTGTTCGATGCCTGCGCCAACGGCCAGCAGCTCAAGTGCCTCACCGTGATCGACGAGTACACGCGGGAGTGCCTGGCGATCGACGTGGCTGGGAGCATTCGATCTCCGCGTGTCATCGAAGTGCTCTCGAAGCTCGTCAGCGTTCGCGGAGCGCCGACCTACCTGCGATCCGACAACGGCCCCGAGTTCGTCTCCAGGGCGGTGTTGCAATGGCTGCTCGACGCGGGGATCGAGACTGCGCCGATCGACCCCGGGAAGCCTTGGCAGAACGGAGCGAACGAAAGCTTCAACGGAAAGTTCCGAGACGAGTGTCTCGGGATGCAGTGGTTCAAGAACCGAATCGATGCGAAGATCGCCATCGAGGACTGGCGGAAGATGTACAACGGGGTTCGACCTCATTCGAGCCTCGGCAATCTCACGCCGACGGAGTACGCCCGGAAAACTCCAATCAAGAGCCCGGAGGTGGCCGTCTTCTAG